The following are from one region of the Silene latifolia isolate original U9 population chromosome 9, ASM4854445v1, whole genome shotgun sequence genome:
- the LOC141599878 gene encoding uncharacterized protein LOC141599878: MIPLESLMLSHSKPLLKQECSSLFVNLCSCSPAFPLKIHMDGSAASGIVRSSSSCNGRITCFSRSRSRSRCSSLPPNHNNNNSGGGIDGSISLEEWQGWGTNSPVPSMVIDAIHYLKAFERENDILLSFGGNLGRLSGEFKVEEDKKHRATYDALAASDIKFQFYSARQIACRLLGSRGYLCQKCWLPHQDCMCSKLQPCALWRGIKFWIYMHPKDFLRQNNTGKLLWQVFGVQAATLCLFGVVEHEDLMWNDFKRAGNNKVWCLYPNKSGDPKTVKDHFSQAAPQAGHCAPGMTNSDDILHFILIDGTWNNSGAMFKRLKDRAKLVWGEDDIACISVTTGASAMHKLRPQPSWDRTCTAAAAAGLLSELQQLPQFSPYCLDKQGEILEDALESLLEALTTRRLRMGRSITRKMRVNTQIS; encoded by the exons ATGATTCCGTTAGAATCCCTTATGTTGTCACACAGCAAACCCTTGTTGAAGCAGGAATGCTCGTCCCTCTTTGTGAACCTTTGTTCTTGTTCCCCTGCTTTCCCTTTGAAAATTCACATGGATGGTTCAGCAGCATCAGGCATTGTTAGAAGCAGCAGTAGTTGCAATGGCCGCATCACTTGCTTTTCAAGGTCAAGGTCAAGGTCAAGGTGTTCCTCTCTTCCTCCCaatcataataataacaatagtggAGGCGGAATTGATGGGAGTATTAGCTTAGAAGAATGGCAAGGATGGGGTACCAATTCACCTGTTCCTTCCATGGTTATTGACGCCATTCATTATTTGAAAGCTTTTGAAAGAGAGAATGATATCCTTTTGAGTTTTGGTGGCAATCTTGGTAGACTTTCG GGTGAATTTAAAGTTGAGGAGGATAAGAAACATAGAGCTACTTATGACGCCTTAGCCGCCTCCGACATCAAGTTTCAGTTCTATTCAGCTCGACAAATTGCATGTCGTCTCCTTGGAAGTAGAGGATACCTTTGTCAAAAG TGTTGGCTTCCTCATCAAGATTGTATGTGTTCCAAACTCCAACCTTGCGCTCTTTGGCGTGGCATTAAATTTTGGATATACATGCATCCCAAG GATTTCTTGCGGCAAAACAACACTGGGAAACTCTTGTGGCAGGTGTTTGGGGTTCAAGCTGCAACATTGTGCCTTTTTGGTGTTGTTGAACATGAAGACCTCATGTGGAATGATTTCAAGAGGGCCG GGAACAACAAGGTGTGGTGCCTATATCCGAATAAAAGCGGAGACCCCAAGACAGTTAAGGATCATTTTTCACAGGCTGCGCCACAAGCTGGACATTGTGCACCAGGAATG ACAAACAGTGATGACATCCTACATTTTATTCTGATTGATGGTACGTGGAACAATTCTGGCGCAATGTTCAAGCGTTTAAAG GATCGAGCAAAACTAGTTTGGGGAGAGGATGACATTGCTTGTATATCAGTTACAACAGGTGCTTCAGCAATGCATAAGCTCAG GCCTCAACCGTCTTGGGATCGTACCtgcacagcagcagcagcagctggTCTACTTTCTGAATTGCAACAGCTTCCACAATTCAGTCCATATTGTCTCGATAAACAGGGTGAAATTTTAGAAGATGCGTTGGAATCTTTGCTAGAGGCGCTAACTACTCGAAGACTTCGAATGGGCAGGTCCATTACGCGTAAAATGAGAGTTAACACCCAAATCAGTTGA